Proteins encoded together in one Deinococcus multiflagellatus window:
- the alr gene encoding alanine racemase, with protein sequence MRPAPSPPLAARARALVGGEALASNLHALSARAGAPLLLPVKANAYGHGLSEVARLAAPHPDLWGLAVATPQEAAALAALRLGRPVVLLTPPMPQEVAPLADLGVRLPVASLAEAEALPSHARAHLKVDTGMNRLGARPEDAVAVGRRLAQRGLLEGVYTHFATADEPDPSFAHEQLRRFQGVLSALPETPAPLLVHAANGGAVLSFGALPGMGLARPGLAAYGFAPAHLRHAVPLTPVMTLQARITHLHTARAGETVSYGALWRAAQDTWVATVGLGYGDGYPRGATGQAQVLVAGERRPVLGRICMDQLMVDVTGLDVQLGDWVTLWTSQGVTVTDVAAWGGTVEYEVLTGVGERVERVVGRGV encoded by the coding sequence ATGCGCCCTGCCCCTTCGCCCCCCCTGGCTGCCCGCGCCCGCGCCCTGGTGGGCGGCGAGGCGCTGGCCAGCAACCTTCACGCCCTCTCGGCGCGGGCCGGCGCGCCGCTGCTGCTGCCGGTCAAGGCCAATGCCTACGGACACGGACTCAGTGAAGTGGCCCGCCTCGCCGCCCCCCACCCGGACCTCTGGGGTCTGGCGGTGGCGACCCCGCAGGAGGCGGCGGCGCTGGCCGCGCTGAGGCTGGGCCGGCCCGTGGTGCTGCTGACCCCGCCCATGCCCCAGGAGGTGGCCCCCCTGGCCGACCTGGGCGTGCGCCTGCCCGTGGCCTCCCTGGCCGAGGCCGAGGCCCTGCCCAGCCACGCCCGCGCGCACCTGAAGGTCGACACCGGTATGAACCGCCTGGGTGCCCGCCCCGAAGACGCCGTAGCGGTGGGCCGCCGTCTGGCGCAGCGGGGTCTGCTGGAAGGGGTTTACACCCACTTCGCCACCGCCGACGAGCCCGATCCTAGCTTTGCCCACGAGCAACTGCGCCGCTTTCAGGGGGTGCTCTCGGCCCTGCCCGAGACGCCAGCGCCGCTGCTGGTGCATGCCGCCAATGGGGGCGCGGTGCTGAGCTTTGGGGCGCTGCCGGGCATGGGCCTGGCCCGCCCCGGGCTGGCCGCCTACGGCTTTGCGCCCGCCCACCTGCGCCATGCGGTGCCCCTGACCCCGGTGATGACCCTGCAGGCCCGCATCACGCACCTGCACACCGCGCGGGCCGGCGAAACCGTCAGCTACGGCGCCCTGTGGCGCGCTGCGCAGGACACCTGGGTCGCCACCGTGGGCCTGGGCTACGGCGACGGCTATCCCAGGGGTGCCACCGGGCAGGCGCAGGTGCTGGTGGCCGGCGAGCGCCGCCCGGTGCTGGGCCGCATCTGCATGGACCAGCTGATGGTGGACGTCACAGGCCTGGACGTCCAGCTGGGCGACTGGGTGACCCTGTGGACCAGCCAGGGCGTCACGGTGACGGATGTGGCGGCCTGGGGCGGCACCGTGGAATACGAGGTGCTGACTGGGGTGGGGGAACGGGTAGAGAGGGTTGTGGGCCGTGGGGTGTAG
- a CDS encoding M50 family metallopeptidase has protein sequence MNVLEGIAAALTPLGLLWTLLIISAATFIHELAHYALARWQGVAVQSFSIGMGPVLLRRLWRGTEWRLSLLPIGGYVEIDGMAPEDDGQGGHRQPTRGFAALPAWGKVAVLLAGPLVNLLLAVALMTVNFSAQGVPQPDRARIEEVVAGSRAQALGLQTGDVITAINGRDIPDTAEVGGRTVAGWEGLREVLTRPGPHTFTVERAGQPREVRFDWTPVQGGQRQLLGIRYGPDVAPVGVGTAFVRSWQVTAEAVPQVLRSFAGLFQRFFTLDLSRDENVSGPIGTAEIVSRAAAVSPWALLQVAILLNLSLAFFNLLPIPGLDGGRILLVLVGALRGRPLSFQQEQAINLAGFALVMALMVFVVVRDVTRFF, from the coding sequence GTGAATGTTCTGGAAGGCATTGCCGCCGCCCTGACCCCGCTGGGGCTGCTGTGGACGCTGCTGATTATCAGCGCCGCCACCTTTATTCACGAACTGGCCCACTACGCGCTGGCCCGCTGGCAGGGCGTGGCGGTGCAGTCGTTTAGCATTGGCATGGGGCCGGTGCTGCTGCGCCGCCTCTGGCGCGGCACCGAATGGCGGCTCTCGCTGCTGCCCATCGGCGGCTACGTGGAGATTGACGGCATGGCCCCGGAAGACGACGGCCAGGGCGGTCACCGCCAGCCCACCCGGGGCTTTGCGGCGCTGCCCGCCTGGGGCAAGGTGGCGGTGCTGCTGGCTGGGCCTCTGGTGAACCTGCTGCTGGCCGTGGCGTTGATGACGGTGAACTTCAGCGCCCAGGGCGTGCCGCAGCCAGACCGCGCCCGGATTGAAGAGGTGGTGGCCGGCTCGCGGGCCCAGGCGCTGGGCCTGCAGACGGGCGACGTGATCACCGCCATCAACGGCCGCGACATTCCCGACACGGCCGAGGTGGGGGGCCGGACCGTGGCCGGCTGGGAAGGGCTGCGCGAGGTGCTGACCCGGCCGGGCCCGCACACCTTCACCGTGGAGCGCGCCGGGCAGCCGCGCGAGGTGCGCTTTGACTGGACCCCGGTGCAGGGCGGCCAGCGCCAGCTGCTGGGCATCCGCTACGGCCCGGATGTGGCGCCGGTGGGCGTGGGCACGGCGTTCGTGCGCTCCTGGCAGGTCACGGCCGAGGCGGTGCCGCAGGTGCTGCGCTCCTTTGCGGGTCTGTTCCAGCGCTTCTTTACCCTGGACCTCTCGCGCGACGAGAACGTGAGCGGACCCATCGGCACCGCCGAGATTGTCAGCCGGGCCGCCGCCGTCAGCCCCTGGGCGCTGCTTCAGGTGGCCATCCTGCTGAACCTCTCGCTGGCGTTTTTCAATCTGCTGCCCATTCCGGGCCTGGACGGCGGGCGCATTCTCCTGGTGCTGGTGGGCGCCCTGCGCGGCCGGCCCCTCAGCTTTCAGCAGGAGCAGGCGATCAACCTCGCCGGCTTTGCCCTGGTCATGGCGCTGATGGTGTTTGTGGTGGTGCGGGACGTCACGCGGTTTTTTTAA
- the dxr gene encoding 1-deoxy-D-xylulose-5-phosphate reductoisomerase — MTQLGQDNRITVLGSTGSIGTQTLDIARERGYRVTALAAGKNLDLLAEQVREFGPDVVSVDEGVYAQARERFAGRTVVADPSALAVLETDVVVNAMSGLIGLAPTRAALEAGQAVALATKEAMVTAAHLMWEAAAKGGGRVVPIDSEHTGVFQCLTGEHMADVAEVILTASGGPFREGPADLSGVGPEQALRHPSWRMGPKVTIDSATLMNKGLEVMECASLYGLPLSQVGVVIHPQSLIHAAVRFRDGSLKAQFGPTDMRLPIAYAIDAAPTGMTRPGDVRGARRGREVGPHLGWPMRGEWTFSAPDQERFPCLALAYRAGEAGGLSPVALNAADEVAVDAFLAGQIGFLDIPRLIERVLDETPAGTLTWAALADTDGWARARARELCAAGVRA; from the coding sequence ATGACGCAGCTGGGGCAGGACAACCGCATCACCGTGCTGGGCAGCACCGGCAGTATCGGCACGCAGACACTGGACATCGCGCGGGAACGGGGCTACCGGGTGACCGCCCTGGCCGCCGGGAAGAACCTGGACCTGCTGGCCGAGCAGGTGCGCGAATTTGGCCCAGATGTGGTCAGCGTGGACGAGGGCGTGTATGCCCAGGCCCGCGAGCGCTTTGCCGGGCGGACGGTGGTGGCCGACCCCAGCGCGCTGGCGGTGCTGGAGACCGACGTGGTGGTGAACGCCATGAGCGGTCTGATTGGGCTGGCGCCCACCCGCGCCGCGCTGGAAGCCGGGCAGGCGGTGGCCCTGGCGACCAAGGAAGCGATGGTCACGGCCGCCCATCTGATGTGGGAGGCGGCAGCGAAGGGCGGCGGGCGCGTGGTGCCCATTGATTCGGAGCACACCGGCGTGTTTCAGTGCCTGACCGGCGAACACATGGCCGATGTGGCCGAAGTGATTCTGACCGCGTCTGGCGGCCCCTTCCGCGAGGGCCCGGCCGACCTGAGCGGCGTGGGCCCCGAACAGGCCCTGAGGCACCCCTCCTGGCGCATGGGCCCGAAAGTCACCATTGACAGCGCCACGCTGATGAACAAGGGGCTGGAGGTCATGGAGTGCGCCAGCCTGTACGGCCTGCCGCTGTCGCAGGTGGGCGTGGTGATTCATCCCCAGAGCCTGATTCACGCGGCGGTGCGCTTCCGGGACGGCAGCCTGAAGGCGCAGTTTGGCCCCACCGACATGCGCCTGCCCATTGCGTATGCCATAGACGCTGCCCCCACCGGCATGACCCGCCCCGGCGACGTGCGCGGCGCGCGGCGCGGGCGCGAGGTGGGCCCCCACCTGGGCTGGCCCATGCGCGGCGAGTGGACCTTCAGTGCGCCGGACCAGGAGCGTTTTCCCTGCCTGGCCCTGGCCTACCGCGCGGGTGAAGCGGGGGGCCTCAGTCCCGTGGCCCTGAACGCCGCTGATGAGGTGGCCGTGGACGCCTTCCTGGCCGGGCAGATTGGCTTTCTCGATATTCCGCGTCTGATCGAGCGGGTACTGGATGAAACGCCGGCCGGCACCCTGACCTGGGCGGCCCTGGCCGACACCGACGGCTGGGCGCGGGCGCGGGCCCGGGAACTGTGCGCGGCGGGGGTGCGCGCGTGA
- a CDS encoding phosphatidate cytidylyltransferase — MESLSSRILTSVVGFVILSVVVWIGWGALLPALIVVAVMALREYIRMLDRNDIDVRRMSLGVFAAALLVASLPMWPGTPWPGGSWREAVLTVAIGYFLVVEVIRPGERPLERIVYSIFGLLYIPWLLGYFLLLRYSPDGHDGLLYFALPLLATFAADIGGYFVGHFFGRRKLAPEVSPGKTVEGSIGGLLFSFLMVLGLTTLTHIWTPFEALLYSILVASASQLGDLAESLLKRALKTKDSGTSLPGHGGFLDRVDSLLFAVPATYLFLNISVFTR, encoded by the coding sequence ATGGAGTCGCTGAGCAGCCGCATCCTCACCAGCGTGGTGGGGTTTGTCATTCTCAGCGTGGTCGTGTGGATCGGCTGGGGGGCGCTGCTGCCCGCCTTGATCGTGGTGGCGGTCATGGCGCTGCGCGAGTACATCCGCATGCTGGACCGCAACGACATTGACGTGCGGCGCATGAGCCTGGGGGTCTTTGCCGCCGCGCTGCTGGTGGCCAGCCTGCCCATGTGGCCCGGAACGCCCTGGCCCGGGGGCTCGTGGCGCGAGGCGGTGCTGACGGTGGCGATTGGCTACTTTCTGGTGGTGGAGGTGATCCGCCCCGGCGAGCGGCCCCTGGAGCGCATTGTGTACTCCATTTTCGGGCTGCTGTACATCCCGTGGCTGCTGGGCTATTTCCTGCTGCTGCGCTACAGCCCGGATGGGCATGACGGCCTGCTGTACTTTGCCCTGCCGCTGCTGGCGACCTTTGCGGCGGATATCGGCGGGTACTTTGTGGGACACTTTTTCGGGCGGCGCAAACTGGCCCCGGAAGTCAGCCCCGGCAAAACGGTGGAAGGCTCGATTGGGGGCCTGCTGTTCAGCTTCCTGATGGTGCTGGGCCTGACCACCCTCACCCACATCTGGACGCCGTTCGAGGCGCTGCTCTATTCCATTCTGGTGGCCAGCGCCAGCCAGCTAGGCGACCTCGCCGAGAGCCTGCTCAAGCGCGCGCTGAAAACCAAGGACAGCGGCACCAGCCTGCCCGGCCACGGCGGCTTTCTGGACCGGGTGGACAGCCTGCTGTTCGCCGTGCCCGCCACCTATCTGTTTCTGAACATCAGCGTGTTTACGCGGTAG
- the frr gene encoding ribosome recycling factor produces MADMKSIQADAREKMGKAIEALENNLSVLRTGRANPGILKKVLVDYYGSTMPIDQVASITTPDARTLVITPWDRGALNPIEKAIRDSDLGLNPNNKGDTIFISLPMLTEERRKDLVKNAKNYAEDARIAIRNIRKHALDEVKKVEGMGDDDIKRGEGEVQKLTDEFVAKVDTTFQKKEQEILG; encoded by the coding sequence ATGGCTGACATGAAATCCATCCAGGCCGACGCCCGCGAGAAGATGGGCAAGGCGATTGAAGCGCTGGAAAACAACCTCTCGGTGCTGCGCACAGGCCGCGCCAACCCCGGCATTCTGAAAAAGGTGCTGGTGGACTACTACGGCTCCACCATGCCGATTGATCAGGTCGCCAGCATCACCACGCCCGACGCCCGCACGCTGGTCATCACGCCCTGGGACCGGGGCGCGCTGAACCCCATCGAAAAGGCGATCCGCGACAGCGACCTGGGCCTGAACCCCAACAACAAGGGCGACACCATCTTTATCTCGCTGCCCATGCTGACCGAGGAGCGCCGCAAGGACCTGGTCAAGAACGCCAAGAACTACGCCGAGGATGCCCGCATCGCCATTCGCAACATCCGCAAGCACGCGCTGGATGAAGTGAAGAAGGTCGAGGGCATGGGCGACGACGACATCAAGCGCGGCGAGGGCGAGGTGCAGAAACTCACCGACGAGTTCGTGGCCAAGGTGGACACCACCTTCCAGAAGAAGGAGCAGGAAATCCTCGGGTGA
- the pyrH gene encoding UMP kinase: MFKRVLLKLSGEFLAGESGFGISPDTTAALARRITAALDGTGVELAIVIGGGNFWRGERNGKGMDPATADYIGMLGTVMNAMALQDAMETAGRPTRVMSAIQMAAVAEPYIRRRAIRHLEKERVVIFGGGNGAPFFTTDTTSTLRALEIGAEVVLMAKNKVDGVYDSDPRKNPDAKFIAQATHLEVVEQRLEVMDATALTLCMDRGLPIVVFDLFQEGNLRRLLQGERVGTLIQS, encoded by the coding sequence ATGTTCAAGCGCGTCCTACTCAAGCTGTCCGGCGAATTTCTGGCCGGCGAATCCGGCTTTGGGATCAGCCCCGACACCACGGCGGCGCTGGCCCGGCGCATTACGGCGGCGCTGGACGGCACAGGGGTGGAACTGGCCATCGTGATTGGCGGCGGCAATTTCTGGCGCGGCGAGCGCAATGGCAAGGGCATGGACCCCGCCACCGCCGATTACATTGGCATGCTGGGCACGGTGATGAACGCCATGGCCCTGCAAGACGCCATGGAAACCGCCGGGCGCCCCACCCGCGTCATGAGCGCCATTCAGATGGCGGCGGTGGCCGAGCCGTACATTCGCCGCCGCGCCATCCGCCACCTGGAAAAAGAGCGCGTGGTCATTTTCGGCGGCGGCAACGGCGCGCCCTTTTTCACCACCGACACCACCAGCACCCTGCGCGCCCTGGAAATTGGGGCCGAGGTGGTGCTGATGGCGAAAAACAAGGTGGACGGCGTGTACGACAGCGACCCGCGCAAGAACCCGGATGCCAAGTTCATTGCCCAGGCCACGCACCTGGAAGTGGTGGAGCAGCGCCTGGAAGTGATGGACGCCACCGCCCTGACCCTGTGCATGGACCGGGGCCTGCCCATCGTGGTGTTCGACTTGTTCCAGGAAGGCAACCTGCGCCGCCTGCTGCAGGGCGAGCGCGTGGGCACGCTGATTCAAAGTTAG
- the tsf gene encoding translation elongation factor Ts — MLESIKKLRELTGAGMMDVKKALADAGNDEDKAIALLRERGIAKAVKKGDREAKEGIVRFKVDGNRAAIVEVNSETDFVARNSDFQAVVEQLAQAALDAKTSDLEEFKNFSVNGETVATLVAATAGKIGENIVLNRVAYLEGSTVAGYVHSNGKIGVLVDVEGGDDAKAKDVALHVAAERPQFLTRDEVNSSDIEKEREILTNKALNEGKPQQIVEKIVEGQIGKFYSEKVLPEQAFVKDNSLTVAKYLGDAKVKRFVRFEIGA; from the coding sequence ATGCTGGAATCGATCAAGAAACTCCGTGAACTGACGGGCGCAGGCATGATGGACGTGAAAAAGGCCCTGGCCGACGCCGGTAACGACGAAGACAAGGCCATTGCCCTGCTGCGCGAGCGCGGCATCGCCAAGGCCGTGAAGAAGGGTGACCGCGAAGCCAAGGAAGGCATCGTGCGCTTCAAGGTGGACGGCAACCGCGCCGCCATCGTGGAAGTGAACAGCGAAACCGACTTCGTGGCCCGCAACAGCGACTTCCAGGCCGTGGTGGAGCAGTTGGCCCAGGCCGCGCTGGACGCCAAGACCAGCGACCTCGAAGAGTTCAAGAACTTCAGCGTGAACGGCGAAACCGTCGCCACCCTGGTCGCCGCCACCGCCGGCAAGATCGGTGAGAACATTGTGCTGAACCGCGTGGCCTACCTGGAAGGCAGCACCGTGGCCGGCTACGTGCACAGCAACGGCAAGATTGGCGTGCTGGTGGACGTGGAAGGCGGCGACGATGCCAAGGCCAAGGACGTGGCCCTGCATGTGGCCGCCGAGCGCCCCCAGTTCCTGACCCGCGACGAAGTGAACAGCTCCGACATCGAGAAAGAGCGCGAAATCCTGACGAACAAGGCGCTGAACGAGGGCAAGCCCCAGCAGATCGTCGAGAAGATCGTCGAGGGCCAGATCGGCAAGTTCTACTCCGAGAAGGTGCTGCCCGAGCAGGCCTTCGTGAAGGACAACAGCCTGACGGTCGCCAAGTACCTGGGCGACGCCAAGGTCAAGCGCTTCGTGCGCTTCGAGATCGGCGCGTAA
- the rpsB gene encoding 30S ribosomal protein S2, which translates to MSYISMKQLLEAGVHFGHETKRWNPKFKRFIFAERNGIFIIDLQKTLKQVDRSFDFIKDLAERGGVILFVGTKKQAQEIVELEARRTGMPFVTSRWLGGMLTNFKTMRTRIDRLNELDDMFESGRINDRLKAERIKLAAERERLQRFVGGIRKMSRLPDAIFVVDPTKEVIAVQEANRLGIPVIALADTDSDPDVIDYIVPGNDDAIRSIQLITHRIGDLLVEARGGGEDVGAAEGGAEQTEDTESIEA; encoded by the coding sequence ATGTCGTACATCTCCATGAAGCAGCTGCTGGAAGCGGGCGTGCACTTCGGGCACGAAACCAAGCGCTGGAACCCCAAGTTCAAGCGGTTTATCTTCGCCGAGCGCAACGGCATTTTCATCATTGACCTGCAAAAGACCCTGAAGCAGGTGGACCGCTCCTTCGACTTCATCAAGGACCTCGCCGAGCGCGGCGGCGTCATCCTGTTCGTGGGCACCAAGAAGCAGGCCCAGGAAATCGTGGAACTCGAAGCCCGCCGCACCGGCATGCCCTTTGTCACCAGCCGCTGGCTGGGCGGCATGCTCACCAACTTCAAGACCATGCGCACCCGCATTGATCGCCTGAACGAACTCGACGATATGTTCGAGTCCGGCCGTATCAATGACCGCCTGAAGGCCGAGCGCATCAAGCTGGCCGCCGAGCGCGAGCGCCTGCAGCGCTTCGTGGGCGGCATCCGCAAGATGAGCCGCCTCCCCGACGCGATCTTCGTGGTGGACCCCACCAAGGAAGTCATCGCCGTGCAGGAAGCCAACCGTCTGGGCATCCCCGTCATCGCCCTGGCCGACACCGACTCTGACCCGGATGTCATTGACTACATCGTGCCCGGCAACGACGACGCCATCCGCTCCATTCAGCTGATCACCCACCGCATCGGCGACCTGCTGGTCGAAGCGCGCGGCGGCGGCGAGGATGTGGGCGCGGCCGAGGGCGGCGCCGAGCAGACCGAAGACACCGAGAGCATCGAAGCCTAA
- a CDS encoding aminoglycoside phosphotransferase family protein produces MTLHPHLRRWTLEPDGEPFSTHSSDLWPVRWQGRPAMLKVARGAEEERGHGLMVWLAGMGAAQVYRHEGAALLLERIEGEHALSAVVQAGHDDEASRLLCAVAGQVHAPRAAPWPDLLPLPQWFRALALAQDHGELFAHCWAVAQALLATPQDVRPLHGDLHHGNVLHSAARGWLVIDPKGLLGERGFDFANLLCNPSLDIARQPGRLERQAGVIAAAAGLDRARLLAWVAAYAGLSAAWHSEDGQTEEARHTLEIAQQALALSSET; encoded by the coding sequence ATGACCCTGCACCCCCACCTGCGCCGCTGGACCCTGGAACCCGACGGCGAGCCCTTTTCCACCCACAGCAGTGACCTGTGGCCGGTGCGCTGGCAGGGCCGCCCGGCCATGTTGAAAGTGGCGCGCGGGGCTGAAGAAGAGCGCGGGCATGGCCTGATGGTGTGGCTGGCCGGCATGGGCGCCGCGCAGGTGTACCGCCACGAGGGAGCGGCCCTGCTGCTGGAGCGCATTGAGGGCGAACATGCCCTGAGCGCGGTGGTCCAGGCCGGCCACGACGATGAGGCCAGTCGGCTGCTGTGCGCTGTGGCCGGGCAGGTCCATGCCCCCCGCGCGGCCCCCTGGCCGGACCTGCTGCCCCTGCCCCAGTGGTTCCGCGCGCTGGCGCTGGCCCAGGACCACGGCGAGCTTTTTGCCCACTGCTGGGCGGTGGCCCAGGCCCTGCTGGCCACGCCCCAGGATGTACGCCCCCTGCACGGCGACCTGCACCACGGCAACGTGCTGCACAGCGCGGCGCGCGGCTGGCTGGTGATTGATCCCAAGGGCCTGCTGGGGGAACGGGGCTTTGATTTCGCCAACCTGCTGTGCAACCCCTCGCTGGACATCGCACGGCAACCCGGGCGGTTGGAGAGACAGGCGGGCGTGATTGCGGCAGCGGCCGGGCTGGACCGCGCCCGCCTGCTGGCCTGGGTGGCGGCCTACGCGGGGCTCTCGGCGGCGTGGCACAGCGAAGATGGGCAGACCGAAGAAGCCCGGCACACGCTGGAGATCGCGCAGCAGGCCCTGGCCCTCTCCTCAGAGACCTGA
- a CDS encoding undecaprenyl-diphosphate phosphatase, giving the protein MDWLYAIVYGVVEGITEFLPISSTGHLILTGNLMGVPWTKEVKDAFEVVIQGGAILSVLVYYWRDFLKLRHVGSDQTQRTLWLGVLVACIPAVILGLLFGDAIKAFLFRPSVVAWALIVGGVLMWLIESRKVTPNVDTIEKIGVKRSFLIGALQCLALLWPGFSRSASSILGGMVLGLDRATATKFSFYLGVPTLGGAALLNLIQERELIFREIGLTNVLLGAGVSFVTAYLAIGWLLRFVSTNTFKGFAVYRVVVGVLILVLIATGVMTNGNLA; this is encoded by the coding sequence ATGGACTGGTTGTACGCCATTGTGTATGGAGTCGTCGAGGGCATCACCGAATTCCTGCCCATCAGTTCCACCGGGCACCTGATCCTGACCGGCAACCTGATGGGCGTGCCCTGGACCAAGGAGGTCAAGGACGCCTTTGAAGTGGTGATTCAGGGCGGCGCCATCCTCAGCGTGCTGGTGTACTACTGGCGGGACTTTCTGAAGCTCCGGCATGTGGGGAGCGACCAGACCCAGCGCACCCTGTGGCTGGGCGTGCTGGTGGCCTGCATTCCGGCGGTGATTCTGGGCCTGCTGTTTGGCGACGCCATCAAGGCGTTCCTATTCCGCCCCAGCGTGGTGGCCTGGGCGCTGATCGTGGGCGGCGTGCTGATGTGGCTGATCGAGAGCCGAAAGGTGACGCCGAACGTGGACACCATTGAAAAGATTGGCGTGAAGCGCTCGTTCCTCATCGGCGCGCTGCAGTGCCTCGCGCTCCTGTGGCCGGGATTCTCGCGCAGCGCCAGTTCCATTCTGGGCGGCATGGTGCTGGGCCTGGACCGCGCCACGGCCACCAAGTTCAGCTTTTACCTGGGCGTGCCTACCCTGGGCGGCGCCGCCCTGCTGAACCTGATTCAGGAGCGCGAACTGATCTTCCGCGAAATTGGCCTGACCAACGTGCTGCTGGGCGCTGGCGTGAGCTTCGTAACCGCCTACCTGGCCATTGGCTGGCTGCTGAGGTTCGTCTCCACCAACACCTTCAAGGGCTTTGCGGTTTACCGCGTGGTGGTGGGCGTGCTGATTCTGGTGCTGATTGCCACCGGCGTGATGACCAACGGCAATCTGGCCTGA
- a CDS encoding heme-dependent oxidative N-demethylase subunit alpha family protein, with protein MVKHPLIYRPFLSGVYAVSAGLYRLGAQAIPWLDPPAPEHHTFAFDDTYAPFIASKAAAHRRAAWEYMGEAALGPDLREAALTHIARTLAADSGGRVTWDGRTLRNRALGWQATLNLRWNAVEDLQRFDAPDAALVHDLTPLHALDFLGLNAPEDLALIARDPASGRDWLAATHVLSPQHWDPRDKLGRDFVAVHTPVAGSGPMNATAPKLVDAVIARGPFVRFAWGISMTGRLDHHPAAPADADRAPDTTFDPDAAFLRVERQTLAGFPAAHGALFTIRPFTYPLQEAVETPAQARALATALRSMTPEQVVYKGLTQVLPGLLTWLDGRLLDCSL; from the coding sequence ATGGTGAAGCACCCCCTGATTTACCGCCCCTTCCTGAGTGGTGTTTACGCTGTCTCGGCGGGGCTGTATCGCCTGGGGGCGCAGGCCATTCCCTGGCTGGACCCCCCCGCGCCCGAGCACCACACCTTCGCCTTCGATGACACTTACGCGCCGTTTATCGCCAGCAAGGCGGCGGCCCATCGCCGGGCAGCCTGGGAATACATGGGCGAGGCGGCCCTGGGCCCAGACCTGCGCGAAGCGGCGCTGACCCACATCGCCCGCACCCTGGCGGCCGACAGCGGCGGCCGGGTGACCTGGGACGGCCGGACCCTGCGCAACAGGGCCCTGGGCTGGCAGGCCACGCTGAACCTGCGCTGGAACGCGGTAGAAGACCTGCAGCGCTTTGACGCCCCCGACGCCGCGCTGGTCCACGATCTGACGCCCCTGCATGCCCTGGACTTTCTGGGCCTGAATGCCCCCGAGGACCTTGCCCTGATCGCCCGCGACCCCGCCAGCGGGCGCGACTGGCTGGCGGCCACCCATGTCCTGAGCCCGCAGCACTGGGACCCGCGCGACAAGCTGGGGCGCGACTTTGTGGCGGTGCATACCCCGGTGGCGGGCAGCGGCCCTATGAATGCCACGGCCCCAAAGCTGGTGGACGCGGTGATTGCGCGCGGACCCTTCGTGCGCTTTGCCTGGGGCATCAGCATGACGGGCCGCCTGGACCACCACCCCGCCGCCCCCGCCGACGCTGACCGCGCCCCGGACACCACCTTTGACCCGGACGCCGCCTTTCTGCGTGTGGAGCGCCAGACCCTCGCCGGCTTTCCGGCTGCCCACGGCGCGCTGTTTACCATCCGGCCCTTCACGTACCCGCTGCAGGAGGCGGTGGAAACCCCTGCCCAGGCCCGCGCGCTGGCAACGGCGCTGCGCAGCATGACCCCTGAACAGGTGGTCTACAAAGGATTAACCCAGGTGCTGCCCGGACTGCTGACGTGGCTGGACGGGCGCCTTCTAGACTGCAGCCTATGA
- a CDS encoding ribonuclease domain-containing protein, with protein MRSVRPFPLLLVPLMLAGWLVACDPAPAQTTQAAPPPQSTQRAETAAARDPVSGLPWVTRAALPPEGRQVLGRIAQGGPFPYRKDGAAFGNRERLLPRQPSGYYREYTVPTPGETDRGARRIVCGGAPVTRTAECYYTADHYASFRRIAP; from the coding sequence ATGAGGTCTGTCCGCCCCTTTCCCCTGCTGCTGGTCCCCCTGATGCTCGCCGGGTGGCTGGTGGCCTGCGACCCGGCGCCGGCCCAGACCACGCAGGCTGCCCCGCCCCCGCAGAGCACGCAGCGCGCTGAAACAGCGGCGGCCCGCGATCCGGTCAGTGGCCTGCCGTGGGTTACGCGGGCGGCCCTGCCCCCCGAAGGCCGGCAGGTGCTGGGGCGCATTGCCCAGGGCGGTCCTTTTCCGTACCGCAAGGACGGCGCGGCGTTCGGCAACCGCGAGCGGCTGCTTCCCCGGCAGCCGAGCGGCTATTACCGCGAATACACCGTGCCCACCCCCGGCGAAACCGACCGGGGCGCGCGGCGCATCGTGTGTGGCGGGGCGCCCGTGACCCGCACCGCCGAGTGCTATTACACCGCCGACCACTACGCCAGTTTCCGGAGGATTGCGCCATGA
- a CDS encoding barstar family protein translates to MIQVFNEPPQGLQVAPHEPRILAAGHQIGVREIKFGEVHDKDGLMLALGAGLALPGAFGRNWDALYDVLTDPDRTPPRLALLLCDYADFRRRHPHLSQELEATLLDAQRSAAEQGRDLWLLLEEPDSDPKAW, encoded by the coding sequence ATGATTCAGGTGTTCAATGAGCCGCCCCAGGGCCTGCAGGTTGCCCCCCACGAGCCCCGCATTCTGGCGGCCGGCCACCAGATCGGGGTGCGCGAGATCAAGTTCGGGGAAGTCCACGACAAAGACGGCCTGATGCTGGCCCTGGGCGCGGGGCTGGCCCTGCCCGGCGCCTTTGGCCGCAACTGGGACGCGCTGTACGACGTGCTGACCGACCCCGACCGCACGCCGCCCCGGCTGGCCCTGCTGCTGTGCGACTACGCCGATTTCCGCCGCCGCCATCCCCACCTCAGCCAGGAACTGGAAGCCACGCTGCTGGACGCCCAGCGGAGCGCCGCCGAGCAGGGGCGGGATCTGTGGCTGCTGCTGGAAGAACCGGACAGTGACCCCAAAGCGTGGTAG